Proteins from a single region of Nitratidesulfovibrio sp.:
- a CDS encoding DNA cytosine methyltransferase — translation MIDLKVIRSKAAKLKKGQSPRVLDLFSGCGGLSLGFHAAGFNIAAAIEYNKEAARSHGVNFHPGDPAHSQARDITQTQPQDFTTALNLGPATTAFDVIIGGPPCQAFARVGRSKLREVADHPEAYRHDQRARLYINYLDYVDACIPLAVVMENVPDMLNHGGHNIAEEVAEVLFNRGYVCRYTLLNAVHYGVPQMRERMFLVAIHREVADTVAFPGATHAYDLPTGYEGTRSCALKLLVGKSSSYSPAPVAQASLPPAITAKQALQDLPAIDARKMLATGELKRGARRFDLPVSWKGEQQLSPYGELMRTWPGFAGTEEIFDHVIRYLPRDYEIFARLNPGDQYPEAFKMAEAMFAETLRKAEQASGKKIKSNSSAWKALRERIVPPYDPGKFPNKWRKMEADAPSRTLLAHLGKDSYSHIHYASEQARTISVREAARLQSFPDGFVFCGTMNPAFQQIGNAVPPLLAKAIAETLLQQLVSDGK, via the coding sequence ATGATAGATTTAAAAGTTATCCGCTCAAAAGCTGCCAAACTCAAAAAGGGTCAGAGTCCTCGTGTACTCGACCTGTTCTCAGGGTGTGGCGGGTTGTCTCTCGGTTTCCACGCTGCCGGGTTTAATATCGCTGCGGCCATTGAATATAACAAAGAAGCTGCCAGATCTCATGGCGTTAATTTTCATCCTGGCGACCCTGCTCATTCTCAGGCACGGGATATAACCCAGACTCAGCCTCAGGATTTTACCACTGCTCTTAACCTTGGGCCCGCTACGACGGCTTTCGACGTAATAATCGGAGGTCCTCCGTGCCAAGCGTTTGCCAGAGTTGGTCGCTCAAAGCTCAGAGAAGTGGCAGATCATCCGGAAGCCTATAGACACGACCAAAGGGCAAGACTTTATATAAATTATCTGGATTATGTTGACGCCTGTATTCCTCTGGCCGTTGTCATGGAGAACGTGCCGGATATGCTGAATCATGGCGGGCATAATATCGCCGAAGAGGTCGCAGAAGTCCTTTTCAATCGGGGCTATGTCTGTCGCTATACATTATTAAATGCAGTTCATTACGGCGTTCCGCAGATGCGGGAACGGATGTTTCTCGTCGCCATTCATAGAGAGGTTGCAGATACTGTAGCATTTCCAGGTGCGACGCATGCCTATGACTTACCAACAGGTTATGAAGGGACGCGAAGTTGCGCCCTGAAGCTTCTGGTTGGTAAAAGTTCTTCTTATTCCCCCGCACCGGTCGCCCAGGCTTCTCTTCCGCCTGCCATAACCGCAAAGCAAGCTCTTCAGGATCTTCCGGCTATTGATGCCAGAAAAATGTTGGCAACTGGCGAACTGAAGCGGGGTGCCCGCCGCTTTGATCTCCCTGTGTCATGGAAAGGGGAGCAGCAGCTTTCTCCTTATGGAGAATTAATGCGTACTTGGCCCGGATTTGCCGGGACTGAAGAAATTTTTGATCATGTAATACGCTATCTGCCAAGGGACTATGAGATTTTTGCGCGACTTAACCCTGGAGATCAGTATCCTGAAGCGTTTAAGATGGCTGAGGCCATGTTTGCAGAAACTCTTCGAAAGGCTGAACAGGCCAGCGGGAAAAAAATAAAATCGAATTCGTCCGCCTGGAAAGCTCTTCGTGAGCGTATTGTTCCTCCATACGATCCTGGAAAATTTCCTAATAAATGGCGGAAAATGGAGGCGGACGCCCCCAGCCGTACCCTCCTCGCCCACCTTGGAAAAGACAGCTATAGCCACATTCACTATGCCAGTGAGCAGGCAAGGACGATCTCTGTCCGAGAGGCGGCACGGCTGCAATCATTTCCTGATGGTTTTGTCTTTTGCGGAACCATGAATCCAGCGTTCCAGCAGATAGGAAATGCTGTCCCTCCTTTACTTGCAAAAGCGATTGCAGAAACCTTACTCCAACAGCTCGTTTCTGATGGGAAGTGA
- a CDS encoding ATP-binding protein encodes MSVLKDFQQETIKKWRPVGTVVGNAGTSEYTFILKQYQAKVGDIVALGMQIPDSDYSYQSTIYVWARVVDITRFNPFFPYEAAQEIAGEGLSLEDTVLSGTRDQLEATALILGATSPDDLGKLFPLTYPVKPACTVYNPPTEAVRTLLVSDREREHPVSVGSLIARRDVEVTLSARRLVARHMAILAMTGGGKTVASRRIIRELIRLGYPLFILDPHGDYIGLVNCHELLKQEAPDCEIKLFYPDLLVQQNGEDLVTTLILQMTNGLTEPQSDYLRGLYDRKPATNGLSALTYIQFLLKQIELDFADKDAPKGLSGNWRPSVGAVRRSLNIVRAKLERMRLSSEQMRRSPKLKVLPFEPLPNPFSQPEAIIRPGQVSILYLGGYDHITQCSIAAITLERLFDLRANLGGEIPPFLAVIEEAHTFIPSVKEGTQDAVSLPVIRRIITEGRKFGTGLMLISQRPSRLDETIISQCNSFLILRLVNPRDQNFVRAIMENLTESDARMLPGFGPGQGIVSGQVVKFPLPIHIKMDEELLAAEIGDEDFFEQVEVWKPAAKTVAKKKIASSIAKAEATRRKATSIKKTTKPAESKRGRKKKA; translated from the coding sequence ATGAGTGTTCTGAAAGATTTTCAGCAAGAAACTATAAAAAAGTGGCGTCCCGTTGGTACTGTTGTTGGAAATGCTGGCACTTCGGAGTATACCTTCATTCTCAAGCAATATCAGGCAAAGGTCGGAGATATTGTAGCCCTGGGAATGCAAATTCCTGACAGTGACTATTCCTATCAGAGTACGATTTATGTATGGGCAAGAGTTGTTGACATAACGCGCTTCAATCCTTTCTTTCCGTACGAAGCTGCGCAGGAAATTGCCGGCGAGGGACTTTCCCTTGAAGATACAGTTTTGTCTGGAACCAGAGACCAGTTGGAAGCAACCGCTCTGATTCTTGGGGCAACATCTCCAGATGATTTGGGAAAACTGTTCCCGCTTACCTACCCGGTGAAGCCTGCCTGCACGGTTTATAACCCTCCCACGGAAGCGGTCCGGACTCTTCTTGTCAGCGACAGAGAACGTGAGCATCCAGTTTCGGTTGGGTCGTTAATTGCCAGGCGTGATGTGGAGGTGACTCTTTCAGCCCGGCGTCTTGTTGCCCGCCATATGGCGATTCTGGCTATGACCGGCGGAGGGAAAACTGTGGCCTCTCGCCGCATTATCCGGGAACTTATCCGCCTTGGATATCCGCTATTCATCCTTGATCCGCACGGCGACTATATCGGGTTGGTTAACTGCCACGAATTACTGAAACAAGAAGCGCCTGATTGCGAGATAAAGCTTTTCTATCCCGACCTTCTGGTTCAGCAGAATGGTGAAGATCTTGTTACGACACTTATTTTGCAAATGACAAATGGACTCACAGAGCCGCAGTCGGACTATCTTCGTGGTCTATATGACAGAAAGCCTGCGACTAATGGCCTCAGTGCCTTGACATACATTCAATTCCTGCTGAAGCAAATCGAACTGGATTTTGCAGATAAAGACGCTCCTAAAGGCTTATCTGGGAACTGGCGACCTAGCGTCGGAGCAGTCCGCAGATCTTTGAATATTGTCAGAGCCAAACTGGAAAGAATGCGCCTATCCAGCGAGCAGATGCGGCGGAGTCCCAAGCTGAAAGTACTGCCTTTTGAACCGTTGCCCAACCCGTTCAGCCAGCCGGAAGCCATTATTCGTCCAGGCCAAGTTTCTATCCTATATCTTGGAGGATATGACCATATTACCCAGTGCTCAATCGCTGCGATTACTCTTGAACGCCTTTTTGATCTACGTGCAAATCTCGGTGGAGAAATTCCACCATTCTTAGCTGTCATTGAAGAGGCACATACGTTTATCCCCTCTGTCAAAGAAGGAACTCAAGATGCGGTCTCTTTGCCGGTTATACGCAGAATTATAACCGAAGGCCGTAAATTCGGTACCGGACTCATGCTCATTTCGCAACGACCCAGCCGTCTTGATGAAACTATTATTTCACAGTGCAACTCCTTCCTTATTCTGCGTCTTGTGAACCCCAGAGATCAGAATTTTGTTAGGGCGATTATGGAGAACCTTACAGAATCAGATGCTAGAATGCTACCTGGGTTTGGCCCTGGTCAGGGCATTGTTAGTGGTCAGGTTGTTAAATTTCCGCTCCCTATTCATATAAAAATGGATGAAGAACTGCTGGCGGCAGAAATCGGTGATGAAGACTTCTTTGAACAAGTTGAAGTGTGGAAGCCAGCGGCGAAAACTGTGGCAAAGAAAAAAATTGCCAGCAGCATTGCAAAAGCGGAAGCAACTCGAAGAAAGGCTACGTCCATCAAAAAGACAACAAAGCCAGCCGAAAGTAAACGAGGTCGAAAAAAGAAGGCATGA
- a CDS encoding very short patch repair endonuclease — protein MKLMADVLTRDQRQRNMRNIKGKNTKPEILLRKALHARGLRYRLHYRRLPGSPDLAFPKYRAVVFVHGCFWHRHGCKYTSMPSTRRDFWSQKFLQNVRRDEKVAKELEQAGWRVGIVWECQIKRAHGNLGPLCDQLILFLKDMPRSFCSIGALSSNT, from the coding sequence ATGAAATTAATGGCGGATGTGCTGACCAGAGATCAGCGGCAGCGCAATATGCGCAACATCAAAGGCAAGAACACAAAGCCAGAAATTTTGTTGCGCAAAGCTCTTCACGCCCGTGGGTTGCGGTACCGGCTACATTATCGGAGGCTACCCGGAAGCCCTGATCTTGCTTTCCCTAAGTACCGCGCCGTTGTTTTTGTTCATGGGTGCTTCTGGCATCGGCATGGTTGTAAATATACAAGTATGCCTTCCACAAGAAGGGATTTTTGGAGTCAAAAATTCCTTCAAAACGTTAGACGAGATGAAAAAGTTGCCAAAGAACTGGAGCAGGCAGGCTGGCGCGTGGGTATTGTCTGGGAATGTCAGATAAAAAGAGCTCATGGAAATCTTGGTCCGCTCTGCGATCAGCTCATTTTGTTCTTAAAAGATATGCCCCGTTCTTTTTGTAGTATTGGGGCTCTATCAAGCAACACCTGA
- a CDS encoding TIGR00282 family metallophosphoesterase — MRILFFGDIVGKPGRQALKELLPALRREHAADVVIANGENASGGIGLTAETLRELLGMGIDILTTGNHVWKHRDLYGALDKEQRLLRPANYPAGAPGRGLGVYDLPGGHRFAVLNLCGTTYMDPLDCPFRTAETLLARLEAEEGHPLVRLVDFHAEATSEKKALGWFLDGRVSAVIGTHTHVQTADAMLLPGGTAYLTDAGMCGVEASVLGMDHKVIVDRFLTRLPQRFRPATGRGSLNGVLLDVDEATGRARSIRTLRVGCPAAELSAVAGGPADAGDPAVGK, encoded by the coding sequence ATGCGCATCCTTTTCTTTGGCGATATCGTGGGCAAGCCGGGCAGGCAGGCCCTGAAGGAACTGTTGCCCGCCCTGCGGCGCGAGCACGCCGCCGACGTGGTCATAGCCAATGGCGAAAACGCCTCCGGCGGCATCGGCCTGACGGCGGAAACCCTGCGCGAGCTGCTGGGCATGGGCATCGACATCCTGACCACCGGCAACCACGTCTGGAAGCACCGCGACCTGTACGGCGCGCTGGACAAGGAACAGCGCCTGCTGCGGCCCGCCAACTATCCGGCGGGCGCGCCGGGGCGCGGCCTTGGCGTGTACGACCTGCCCGGCGGGCACCGTTTTGCCGTACTGAACCTGTGCGGCACCACCTACATGGACCCGCTGGACTGCCCCTTCCGCACGGCGGAAACCCTGCTGGCCCGGCTGGAGGCGGAAGAGGGGCATCCCCTCGTCCGTCTGGTGGATTTTCACGCCGAGGCCACCAGCGAAAAGAAGGCCCTGGGCTGGTTTCTGGATGGCCGGGTCAGCGCGGTCATCGGCACGCATACGCATGTACAGACCGCAGATGCCATGCTGCTGCCCGGCGGAACCGCCTACCTCACCGACGCGGGGATGTGCGGGGTGGAGGCATCCGTGCTGGGCATGGATCACAAGGTCATCGTGGACCGCTTTCTGACCCGCCTGCCGCAGCGCTTTCGTCCGGCCACGGGGCGCGGCTCGCTGAACGGGGTGTTGCTGGACGTGGACGAGGCCACCGGCAGGGCACGGTCCATCCGTACCTTGCGGGTGGGCTGCCCGGCGGCGGAACTGTCTGCCGTGGCGGGCGGCCCCGCCGATGCAGGCGACCCCGCCGTGGGGAAGTAG
- a CDS encoding DNA double-strand break repair nuclease NurA yields the protein MPNAQNNLEEIIVVRSLADSDLGIFAAHRQYIASKQRAVNINAPTAKLILSPQLFGGEGALLDCITVFGDITVRKMRSFKKVHKNWRLGGEKLDGSEFSKLDSKDFILMRTIAGNDGSHPVAITFVGKKTDQIIHAGIAAILEKRLDKSMAVVMEQEEDFSALSRYCPSVSELEAGIRPDTVSSATAFPPMPSEEKIEEKKLRSMKEKIHQPHILERMLQVAGDLSAPAQHRFLQTVEYVASALREILLETGRIVNIPKGHTKLWKSVAGKPIGFVDGGLANLSMLGSAPIAARVGGYTVVPGDHSSEREKFTVLKCLIDELYASGDEGVFLDCFPDLGALRDAARISIEAAGAVHLLREQPGLTWVMLHGSLVSPVSRYTDVIQNEVVKHRFPNFSDKALEVLLPGDGNGRCGNDANFICTYLRQLELMMESGAVVCGVVERPSATSTVCYSILESLADCELEPLVDTTPADWRRTFRKLIDPSDDEEMEGQRITDSLLFRCVLEPGEAILPVLVERNLLRKAPDAWKTVIARYPKPMVSYLQPTEWCAPVRIEFFEKDLPHFRSTAELIMHCCLLLPRYAFPVGLDIVDKYAKIPNWMSRPLNTRMAVNTLKLALDSGDEKLFDSVRHMLCGSGREWLLRPGIYR from the coding sequence ATGCCCAACGCACAGAATAATCTTGAAGAAATTATAGTCGTCCGTTCTTTGGCTGACTCTGATCTGGGAATTTTTGCTGCTCACAGACAATACATAGCCAGCAAACAACGTGCGGTGAATATCAACGCTCCGACTGCAAAACTTATATTATCCCCACAGCTTTTTGGTGGAGAAGGTGCTCTGCTCGATTGCATCACGGTGTTCGGGGATATTACGGTTCGAAAAATGCGGAGTTTTAAGAAGGTTCATAAAAATTGGAGGCTTGGTGGAGAGAAGCTGGACGGTAGTGAGTTTTCAAAGCTGGATTCTAAAGACTTTATCTTGATGCGAACCATTGCCGGAAATGACGGGAGTCATCCTGTAGCCATCACATTTGTCGGGAAAAAAACGGATCAGATTATTCATGCCGGGATCGCAGCAATTCTGGAAAAACGTCTCGATAAAAGTATGGCTGTGGTCATGGAGCAGGAAGAAGATTTTAGCGCGCTGTCCCGATATTGTCCTTCAGTCTCTGAATTGGAGGCAGGCATCCGCCCTGATACCGTAAGTAGCGCCACTGCATTTCCCCCGATGCCTTCTGAGGAAAAGATTGAAGAGAAAAAATTACGCTCAATGAAAGAAAAAATACACCAGCCTCATATCCTGGAAAGAATGCTCCAGGTCGCTGGTGACCTTTCAGCCCCAGCCCAGCACAGATTTTTGCAAACCGTAGAATATGTAGCATCTGCCCTGCGTGAAATTCTTCTGGAAACAGGCCGGATAGTCAATATCCCCAAAGGTCACACTAAGCTTTGGAAGAGCGTAGCGGGTAAACCTATCGGATTCGTCGACGGGGGGCTTGCCAATCTTTCCATGCTGGGCTCTGCCCCCATCGCTGCGCGGGTTGGCGGGTATACCGTTGTTCCCGGCGACCATTCATCGGAACGTGAAAAATTTACTGTTCTGAAGTGTCTCATTGATGAACTTTACGCGTCCGGTGATGAGGGAGTCTTTTTAGACTGCTTTCCAGACCTCGGAGCCTTACGTGATGCCGCAAGGATTTCTATCGAAGCTGCGGGTGCTGTGCACTTGCTACGAGAACAGCCTGGGCTGACCTGGGTCATGCTGCATGGCTCATTAGTGAGCCCTGTTTCACGGTATACAGATGTCATCCAAAATGAAGTAGTAAAGCATCGGTTTCCAAATTTTTCAGATAAAGCCCTTGAAGTGCTGCTCCCTGGCGATGGAAATGGCAGGTGTGGAAACGATGCTAATTTTATATGCACGTATCTGCGCCAGCTTGAACTGATGATGGAGTCGGGTGCTGTTGTTTGCGGAGTCGTTGAGCGTCCAAGCGCAACCTCGACAGTTTGTTATTCAATTCTCGAAAGTCTGGCGGATTGCGAATTGGAGCCGCTGGTTGACACAACTCCTGCGGACTGGAGGCGGACTTTCCGTAAGCTGATTGATCCTTCAGATGACGAGGAGATGGAAGGGCAGCGCATTACAGATTCGTTGCTTTTTCGTTGCGTTCTTGAGCCAGGAGAGGCAATTCTTCCGGTTCTTGTGGAACGCAACCTTTTGAGAAAAGCTCCAGATGCCTGGAAAACAGTGATAGCCCGATACCCGAAGCCTATGGTTTCTTACCTCCAACCGACAGAATGGTGTGCGCCTGTCCGGATAGAGTTTTTTGAAAAGGACCTGCCACATTTCCGTTCAACGGCGGAGCTTATCATGCATTGCTGCCTGCTGCTTCCCAGATACGCATTTCCTGTCGGGCTGGATATCGTTGACAAATACGCAAAGATTCCCAATTGGATGAGTCGCCCTCTTAACACGCGGATGGCAGTAAATACACTGAAGCTGGCTCTAGATTCCGGAGATGAAAAGTTATTTGATTCTGTACGGCATATGCTCTGTGGTAGCGGGCGAGAATGGTTGTTGCGCCCCGGAATTTACCGCTGA
- the glp gene encoding gephyrin-like molybdotransferase Glp has protein sequence MTGFFNVLSVQAFTELLRAFPPLAAETVDLHHADGRVLAADVIAAEDLPLTDRAGMDGYAVRAADLFGTTETNPAYLECDGRVDIEHPAAFAVAPGRCAAIVTGGVMPEGADAVVMVEHTHELGAGTIEMRRAVAPGENVMLRGEDAMAGAPALAAGTRLRPQEVGMLAAVGATAVCVHRAPRVVIISTGDELVAPQATPRPGQVRDVNSHTLAALVRRAGCEARCLGIVPDELDALEAALREGLRDADVVLLSGGSSVGVRDLTVAALSRIEGAELLAHGVAISPGKPTILARVRGENGEGACRAVWGLPGQVTSAQVVMFVLGVPFLHHLSGRADAFDRSLWPARRVRLARNVASRQGREDWVRVRIEPATREPGDTGEGGGVAVPPPAVPLLGKSGLLHTLTGAHALVRIPERAEGLVAGSEHDAYLI, from the coding sequence ATGACCGGATTTTTCAACGTCCTTTCGGTGCAGGCGTTCACCGAACTCTTGCGCGCCTTTCCGCCGCTGGCGGCGGAAACGGTGGACCTGCACCACGCCGATGGCCGCGTGCTGGCGGCAGACGTCATCGCCGCAGAAGACCTGCCCCTCACCGATCGCGCGGGCATGGACGGCTACGCCGTGCGCGCCGCCGATCTGTTCGGCACCACGGAAACAAATCCCGCCTACCTCGAATGCGACGGCAGGGTGGACATCGAGCATCCCGCCGCCTTTGCCGTGGCGCCGGGCCGCTGCGCTGCCATCGTCACCGGCGGGGTCATGCCCGAAGGTGCCGACGCGGTGGTCATGGTGGAGCATACCCACGAGTTGGGGGCGGGCACCATCGAGATGCGCCGTGCCGTAGCCCCCGGCGAAAACGTGATGCTGCGCGGCGAGGACGCCATGGCGGGTGCCCCGGCCCTTGCGGCGGGCACCCGGCTGCGTCCCCAGGAAGTGGGCATGCTGGCCGCCGTGGGTGCCACGGCGGTGTGCGTGCACCGCGCCCCGCGCGTGGTCATCATTTCCACCGGCGACGAACTGGTGGCCCCGCAGGCCACGCCCCGGCCCGGCCAGGTGCGCGACGTGAACAGCCACACCCTGGCCGCGCTGGTACGCAGGGCCGGGTGCGAGGCGCGCTGCCTCGGCATCGTGCCCGACGAACTGGACGCGCTGGAGGCGGCCCTGCGCGAGGGGCTGCGTGACGCCGACGTGGTGCTGCTGTCCGGTGGCAGTTCCGTGGGCGTGCGCGACCTGACCGTGGCCGCGCTGTCGCGCATCGAAGGGGCGGAGCTGCTGGCCCATGGCGTGGCCATCAGCCCCGGCAAGCCGACCATTCTCGCCCGTGTGCGTGGAGAGAACGGCGAGGGGGCCTGCCGCGCGGTGTGGGGCCTGCCGGGGCAGGTAACCTCTGCCCAGGTGGTCATGTTCGTGCTGGGGGTGCCCTTCCTGCACCATCTTTCCGGCCGGGCCGACGCCTTCGACCGGTCGCTGTGGCCCGCGCGCCGGGTGCGTCTGGCGCGCAACGTGGCTTCGCGGCAGGGGCGCGAGGACTGGGTGCGGGTGCGCATTGAACCCGCGACCCGCGAACCTGGAGACACAGGGGAGGGCGGAGGCGTTGCCGTGCCGCCGCCGGCCGTGCCGCTGCTGGGCAAGTCCGGCCTGCTGCACACGCTGACCGGGGCGCACGCGCTGGTGCGCATCCCCGAGCGGGCAGAGGGGCTTGTTGCAGGTTCCGAGCACGACGCATATCTCATCTGA
- a CDS encoding DMT family transporter — protein MHASPRSGGPGNGGTRGVLLALAATVIWSGNFIVARALADSMPPVSVSFARWLVATCVLLPFGLGPLRREWPVVRAHLVYFCVTGFVGVSVFNTFIYVAGRTTAALNMALIATSSPIFIILFSRVFLGEAVTLRRLAGLATAVTGIVVLVTRGELARLSTLTFTSGDLWMVAASMLFAGYSVLVRKRPAGVGQTTFLMATFIPGLLGILPMLAWELSTGPMPVFTPQAVAGVLYIGLGASLVAYRCWNLAIAAIGPSRAALIYYSLPAFSGLEALLLLGEPVTPAHFTSGALILGGILIATR, from the coding sequence ATGCATGCATCCCCCCGCAGTGGCGGCCCCGGCAACGGTGGCACGCGCGGCGTCCTGCTGGCGCTGGCGGCCACCGTCATCTGGTCCGGCAATTTCATCGTGGCGCGCGCGCTGGCCGACAGCATGCCGCCGGTATCCGTCTCGTTCGCGCGGTGGCTGGTGGCCACCTGCGTGCTGCTGCCCTTCGGCCTTGGCCCGTTGCGCCGCGAATGGCCCGTGGTGCGCGCCCACCTTGTCTATTTCTGCGTGACCGGCTTCGTGGGTGTTTCGGTGTTCAACACCTTCATCTACGTGGCCGGGCGCACCACCGCCGCGCTGAACATGGCGCTCATCGCCACGTCGTCGCCCATCTTCATCATCCTGTTCTCGCGGGTGTTCCTGGGCGAGGCGGTGACCCTGCGCCGCCTGGCGGGCCTGGCCACGGCGGTGACCGGCATCGTGGTGCTGGTGACGCGGGGCGAACTTGCGCGCTTGTCCACGCTCACCTTCACCAGCGGCGACCTGTGGATGGTGGCCGCCTCCATGCTGTTCGCGGGGTATTCGGTGCTGGTGCGCAAGCGCCCGGCGGGCGTGGGGCAGACCACCTTCCTCATGGCCACCTTCATCCCCGGCCTGCTGGGCATTCTGCCCATGCTGGCCTGGGAGCTTTCCACCGGGCCCATGCCCGTGTTCACGCCGCAGGCCGTGGCAGGGGTGCTGTACATCGGGCTTGGGGCGTCGCTGGTGGCCTACCGTTGCTGGAACCTGGCCATAGCCGCCATCGGCCCCAGCCGCGCGGCGCTGATCTACTATTCCCTGCCCGCGTTCAGCGGGCTGGAGGCGTTGCTGCTGCTGGGCGAACCGGTGACGCCCGCCCACTTCACGAGCGGCGCGCTGATCCTTGGCGGAATTCTGATAGCCACGCGGTAA
- a CDS encoding sigma-54 dependent transcriptional regulator — protein MPHRQHVLIVDDEPDFARGLSRLAAELFPEVVVAQAFSGAEALDYLRAQRVDVLLTDLRMPGMTGLQLVPMALEQDADLSVVVLTAHGSIETAVEALRAGAYDFVAKPVEPEQLARVLGKGLERSRLLAENRRLRDVVSLGTGRDGLVGQGQAMQALRRTIATVAQSDYTVLVRGESGTGKEMVARTIHRQSQRASMPFLAVNCPAIPEHLLESELFGHVRGAFTGAERDRKGLFGMADGGTVHLDEIGDISQAIQTKLLRFLQEGEIRPVGSGRTENVDVRVVASTNQDLEARMASREFREDLFYRLNVVTIRVPPLRERVEDIPLLVVTFLRNACDELGLPQKTVAPDVLDHLTGRDWPGNVRELQNVVRRLTLFSAGDVLGMDTVRHVALGGHGRTGDWLRARRGGGDGAAAPGVQHGELGGAAASGGLGAGATATAAATKAQGPAGAITVVPYKAAKARVTDQFTQGYLRDLLAQTGGNVSEAARLSGLSRVAIQKMVARLGMDVGEFRP, from the coding sequence ATGCCCCACAGGCAGCACGTGCTCATCGTGGATGACGAACCGGACTTCGCACGGGGGCTTTCGCGGCTGGCCGCGGAACTCTTTCCCGAGGTGGTGGTGGCACAGGCCTTTTCCGGTGCCGAGGCGCTGGACTACCTGCGCGCGCAGCGGGTGGACGTGCTGCTCACCGACCTGCGCATGCCCGGCATGACCGGCCTGCAACTGGTGCCCATGGCGCTGGAGCAGGACGCGGACCTGAGCGTGGTGGTGCTGACCGCGCACGGCTCCATCGAAACGGCGGTGGAGGCGTTGCGGGCCGGGGCGTACGATTTCGTGGCCAAGCCCGTGGAGCCGGAGCAACTGGCCCGCGTGCTGGGCAAGGGGTTGGAGCGCAGCCGCCTGCTGGCGGAAAACCGCCGCCTGCGCGACGTGGTTTCGCTGGGCACGGGGCGCGACGGCCTGGTGGGACAGGGGCAGGCCATGCAGGCCCTGCGCCGCACCATCGCCACCGTGGCCCAATCGGACTACACCGTGCTGGTGCGGGGCGAATCGGGCACCGGCAAGGAAATGGTGGCGCGCACCATCCACCGGCAGAGCCAGCGTGCGTCCATGCCCTTTCTGGCCGTGAACTGCCCGGCCATTCCGGAACACCTGCTGGAAAGCGAACTGTTCGGCCATGTGCGCGGGGCCTTCACCGGGGCGGAGCGCGACCGCAAGGGGCTGTTCGGCATGGCCGACGGCGGCACCGTGCATCTGGACGAAATAGGCGACATCTCGCAGGCCATCCAGACCAAGCTGCTGCGCTTTCTGCAAGAGGGCGAAATCCGCCCCGTGGGGTCCGGCCGTACGGAAAACGTGGACGTGCGGGTGGTGGCATCCACCAACCAGGACCTGGAGGCGCGCATGGCGTCGCGCGAGTTCCGCGAGGACCTGTTCTACCGGCTCAACGTGGTGACCATCCGGGTGCCCCCGCTGCGGGAACGGGTGGAGGACATCCCCTTGCTGGTGGTCACCTTCCTGCGCAATGCCTGCGACGAACTGGGCCTGCCGCAGAAGACCGTGGCCCCGGACGTGCTCGACCACCTGACCGGGCGTGACTGGCCGGGCAACGTGCGCGAACTGCAAAACGTGGTGCGCAGGCTGACCCTGTTCAGCGCCGGGGATGTGCTGGGCATGGATACGGTGCGCCACGTGGCGTTGGGCGGCCATGGCCGCACGGGCGACTGGCTGCGGGCACGGCGGGGCGGTGGCGATGGGGCCGCGGCCCCCGGGGTGCAGCATGGCGAGTTGGGCGGCGCGGCGGCATCCGGCGGCCTTGGGGCGGGAGCCACGGCGACGGCAGCGGCGACGAAGGCGCAAGGCCCGGCGGGTGCGATTACCGTGGTGCCGTACAAGGCGGCCAAGGCCCGCGTCACCGACCAGTTTACCCAGGGCTACCTGCGCGACCTGCTGGCCCAGACCGGGGGCAACGTGTCCGAGGCGGCACGCCTGTCGGGCCTGTCGCGGGTGGCCATCCAGAAGATGGTGGCGCGGCTGGGGATGGATGTGGGCGAATTCCGCCCCTAG